In the genome of Methylotenera mobilis JLW8, the window TACATCATACCTTAGGCAAATAAAGGCATCATCGCTACTCAGCAAGCAGCGCATTTAAACACAACAAAATGACGCCATAAGTTATTTTGCGAGAGTTACTGCGCGTTAGGGTCGCCCACAATGACGGTAACAAAATTCTGCGTATTGAGTCGTCGATTAAACGCATCTTTAATTTGCGCAGCCGTTACGTTCTCCACTCTTTTATTGTAGCCATCCAAATAGTTGAGCGGTAACTTATAAAAACCAATCACACTCAGGTAATCCAAAATCTTCTTATTGCTATCAATGCGCATTGGGAAGCCGCCAATAATATTGGCTTTAGCCGCTTTTAACTCCGCTTCAGTGACACCATTTTTAAGAAATTTGTCTAAGGTTTCGCGCACCAACGCTAGCGCCGCCTCTGCTTGATCCTTCTTGGTTTGCAAGCCGATTTGAAATGGGCCCGCTTCCGTCATTGGCATAAAGTAGCTATACACGCTGTACACTAGACCACGCTTCTCGCGTACCTCTTCGGTGAGCCTAGACACAAAGCCACCGCCACCTAAAATATAGTTACCCACGTAGAGTGGGAACAAGTCAGGATCATTGCGTTTAATGCCGGTATACCCTAATAAAATGTGCGACTGCGATGCAGGGTGCGCAATGCGCTGCTCTTTCGGCTGACTAGGCGCCATGACGGGTGCAATCGGCGCTGGTGCTGACGATGCAGGCAAACCCACGCTAATGCTTTCCGCAATTTTCTGTGCTTGCTCGCGTGTTACATCTCCGATAATAGCAATCACCGCGCCCTTAGCACCATAATACTGCTGGTAAAATGCGTTTAAATCATCACGCTTAATCGCGGCCACTGTGTCAATTTCACCGCTATCATCCAGACTGTAGGGATGAGTACCATACAGTGCGGACATAAATGCTTTACTCGAAATGCTTTCCGGCTGGGTGGCAGATTCTTGCAAGCCTGAAATAATGCGTGCTTTCTCACGCGCCAGCACTGCATCAGGAAAATCAGGCTTTTGCATAATCTGTGTAAACACATTGAGCGCCTGTGCTTGCTCACGCTCACTGCTTAAAGTACGTAGCGATAACGCCGCACGGTCTGCATCAAAACTGCCGCCCAACACCGCACCTACATCTGCAAATTTTTTCGCAATGACTTCATCCGTCATGCCGGCGGCACCTAGTGTCATTAAGTAACGCGTAATACTCGCCACACCAGACTTTTCTGCCGTATCACGTGCACTGCCCGCAGCAAAATTCACACTCAAGTCTAAAATCGGCAAATCATGGTTCTCTACAAAATACACAGCGGAACCAGCCGATGTTTGCCATTGCTGAATGTTAACTGCGGCCTGTGCGCTGGTTGCAGTAAACATCATCCCAGTGCTAGCCATCAGAAAACCTGTTGTCACTATTCTTTTTATAAATTGCAAACTCATTATTTTTACCTTAAAAATCAAAGCGTAATAGTTAATAAAGTGTAATGTTTAACTAATGCACGTGCGGCTTACCCTGAGGCTTAGCATCAGGGGAAATCGGCTGCGGATCCAATGTCGCAATCGTGAGGTTATCTTGCAACAAATATTTTTTTGCTACCGCCTGCACTTGCTCAGCAGTCACTGCGCGCAACTTGTTAGGGTAGTCTTCCAATATTTTCCAGGAAAAACCGATGGTTTCTATGGTCCCCAACTGCATCGCCTGATAAAACATGGAATCACGTTGGTACACATCCGCAGCAATCACACCAGCTTTCACACGATCTAACTCTTGCTGCGACACGCCTGTTTGCTTAATTTTTTCAACCTGTTGGATTAATGCCTGCTCTAAGTCGCGCACGGTTTTACCTTCGCTCGGCGTGCCATCTAATGAAAATAAGCTTTGGCGACCACGCGCTAATAAATCGTAGCCAGCATCTACATCTATCGCCAATTGCGTATCGCGCACCAAGCTTTGATTTAAACGTGCAGCGGGGTTACCACTTAGCACACCGGCTAACACCTCCAGTGCATAAGGCTCCCAATCGGCCTCAGGGTTAATCACCGGGGGCACATGGTAGCCCATCAACAAATACGGTAATTTTGCTGGCGCCTTCACCACTACACGGCGCTCGCCTATTTGCGCAGGCTCCACTTGAGGCTTACGCTCAGGCAATGCTTTGGGTTTAATTTTGCCAAAGTACTGTTTCGCCAACTGATAAACCTCATCGGCTTTCACATCGCCCACTACTACTAGCGTAGCGTTATTGGGCGCATACCAGTTGTGGTACCACTCGCGCGCATCCGCTACAGTCATATTTTCCAGGTCATTCATAAACCCAATTACCGGGCGCGAATACGGGTGTGCGCGATACGCTACCCCCTGAAATGCCTCATTCACTTGTGATTGTGGCTTATCATCGGTACGCCAGCGACGCTCCTCCATCACCACCTTAATCTCTTTGGCAAACTCCTCCTCAGTCAGCTGCAGATTCTCCATACGGTCAGCCTCCAGCTTGAAGGATAAGGGCAAGTGCGATTTTTCTAACTGCTGAAAGTAGCAAGTGTAGTCGGTACTGGTAAATGCATTTTCTTTACCGCCGGCAGCGGCGACTAAGCGTGAAAACTGGCCGGCCGGCACACTTTTTGTGCCTTTAAACATCATATGTTCCAGCACATGTGCTACACCGGTTTTACCGTTCACTTCATCCAGGCTGCCTGCGCGGTACCACACTTGAGACACCACGACCGGTGCACGATGGTCTTCCTGCACCACTAATTTAAGGCCGTTATCCAGCTTAAACTCTTTGATGAGCGGATTTGCAAACACGGTAATCGGCATTACTAACAAAAGTAGTAAAAGGCTTTTTGTACGCACAGGACTTAATCTCCAGTTATTTTTATCAATTTGGAACGGGCAAACTAGTAAACGGGCAAACTGGCCAGTTTAGCTGATGCATAGAATCAGCTTTTGGGACAAGGATACCATTGAGTTAGTTCAGATGACTTAATTTAGTTCAGATGGCTTGGTTCAGGCGAACAAGCATCTATATAAATTACTATCGCCACGCCAAGACGCAGCAATTAAGTTGCGGCAATATTAACATTTGGCAACCTACAATTAAAAATACATAGATTCATTAACATACATCAAATGAACTGGTTTGCCACAGGCGAAATTAAGCTAAAATAGTGCTACTAAACTCAGTTAAAAACTTATGTTCGATTTTTTCAAAAAAGACAAAACACCTGCCAGCCCAGAAGCCAGTCCTGCGGTCGCGAGCGCAAACTCCAATCCAAGCTCAAGTCCCAACCCAAGCCTAAGTTGGACGGCGCGCTTAAAACAGGGGTTAGCAAAAACCAGAAACCAACTGGGCAACCAACTTGCCAGTATTTTTGGCGGCGGAAAAATTGATGCCGAAGTCTACGAAGAATTAGAAACCATATTGCTTACGTCGGATGTGGGCATCAATGCAACGCAGCATTTGCTGGATGACATTAAAGGCCGGGTAAAGCGTCAAAGTCTGGATGATACTGTGCAGCTCAAAGCCGCATTAAAAGACGCGCTCTCTGACTTACTGTCACCGCTAGAGCAGCCACTAGCCACCAGCAAGCATCAGCCATTTATCATTATGCTGGCTGGTGTAAACGGCGCTGGGAAAACCACCACCATAGGCAAATTAGCCAAGCAATTTCAATCAGAAGGCAAAAGCGTACTAATTGCCGCCGGTGATACTTTTAGAGCAGCGGCACGCGAGCAGCTGCAAGTGTGGGGCGAGCGCAACAACGTGCACGTGGTTGCGCAAACCAGTGGCGACCCTGCTGCAGTGATGTTTGACGCGATCAACTCGGCACGCGCTAAAAATATCGATATCGTGCTGGCGGACACTGCTGGGCGCTTACCAACACAAATGCACCTGATGGATGAAATTGCTAAAGTAAAACGAGTGATGGATAAAGCTTTACCTGGTGCGCCGCACGAGGTGTTACTGGTGCTGGATGCTAACACCGGGCAAAACGCGGTGTCGCAAGTAAAGATTTTTGATGACGCGTTAGGCGTAACTGGCTTGGTACTGAGCAAGCTGGATGGCACGGCAAAAGGCGGTGTGATTGCTGCCATCGCACAGGCGCGCCCTATCCCCATTCGCTACATTGGTATCGGCGAGGCCATTGACGACCTCAGGCCGTTTAACGCCAATGAGTTTATTGATGCCATGCTTGACGCATAAACTATTTTTAATCCGCACACATAGATTAAAACCGAAATACACGGATTAAGACCCAAATAATAGATAAGACTAAAACACCAGCATGATTCAATTTGATAAAGTCACCAAGCGCTACCCCGGCAGCGATGAGATACTCAAAAACATTAGCTTTAATATTAATGCTGGTGAGTTTGTATTTCTTACCGGCCAATCCGGCGCGGGTAAAAGCACACTGCTAAAACTGATCGCGGCAACCGAGCGCCCAACCAGTGGCACTGTATTGATTGCCAATCAGAATGTCAGCCAATTAAAGCCGTCTGCCATCCCATTCCTGCGCCGTCGTTTTGGTTTGATCTTTCAGGATCACAAACTGCTCTACGATAGAAATTGTTTTGAGAACGTCATTTTACCTTTGCATATCAATGGTATCACCGGACAAGAAGCCGCCAAGCGCGTACGTGCCGCGCTAGATAAAGTAGGCTTGCTGCATAAAGAAAAAGCCATGCCGATTACATTATCCGGCGGCGAACAGCAGCGTTTGGCCATCGCCCGCGCCGTGGTCAGCCGCCCTTCTATCCTGCTGGCAGATGAGCCAACCGGCAATTTAGATGCAAGCTACGCCGCAGACATTATGGCAATTTTCTATGCCTTTAACCAAGTGGGGGTCACGGTGATTATGTCTACGCATGACGCACTGGGCATGAGTGCGACGCAAAACCGCGTGCTGCACATTAACCAAGGCACACTGAGCGAGCCGTCACTAGGCACAACTAATTTCAACCAAGAGTCATCTGCTATCGAGCGCTTTACATCATGAGTAACTGGCTAAACCAACATATCCAAACCCTTAAGCTAGTGCTCAGCCGTATGCAGGCCAACATGCTGTCAACCTTTATGATTTGTTTGGTGATTGGGGTGGCCATGTGTCTGCCTAGCCTGTTTTACTTGGCGGTAGATAACTTATCAAAACTCACAGACCATATACAAAAAGATACCGAAATCAGCCTATTTCTCAAGGTAGATACCGGTGCTGATGCAATTAAAAAGCTGGAGCGTCAGTTGGCGCAAAACCAGGAGATTGATCGCTTTCATTTGGTGACTAAAGAAGAAGCGTGGCAGCAACTGCAGCTTAAATCGCAAAGCAATCAGGACGTGAACGATGCGGTTTCGCAACTGGGTAAAAATCCTCTACCGGATGCCTTTTTTATTCAAGCCAAGTCTGCCGATCCAGAGCGCTTGATTCAACTCAAAGACTCCCTGCAAAACCTGCCTAATGTCGAGCTAGCATTACTGAATACCGAGTGGGTAAAACGCCTATCATCGTTATTAAGCCTGGGTAAAAAGCTCATCACGATGATTGCTGGCCTATTAGCAATAGTGCTGCTGGTGATTATCGGCAATACCGTACGTATGCAAATCTTAACGCAAAAAGATGAAATTGAAGTGAGCAACCTGATTGGCGCCACCAGTAGCTTTATACGCATGCCGTTTCTGTATGCGGGCGCGCTGTACGGCCTATTTGGCGGCTTACTTGCCGTGCTAATGCTGATGGGCATCATTCACGCATTCAATGTCTCCATGTCGCAAATTGCACATCTATACAGCAACGATTTCAGCTTATCACTTTTTAATTTTCAGCTATTTCTGGCTGTCATTTTGGCTGCAATTGGCATAGGCTGGTCGGGCTCATACATCGCCGTATCACGCGCAATTGCCAGCTACAAAATCAACTAACCATCTTAGCCGTATAGCACACGCTAAAAGATGTGCCGGAACGCCTGAGCAAGTCAGGCGTCTACATATCAAGCACCATCATTCAGCTTGAGTTAAGCTTACGCTTGCACAATATCGTTACTTAACACTTGACTTAAACTCTTGGAGTTTTGGACGAAGGCGACCACTCGCCCCACGCCAACACAGCAGATGATGATAAAAAAACTCAGCATTCTTGTATTACTTATTGCAGTCTGCACACTGTTAGCAGGCATGATTGTTTTTACCAACAATTCAGCAAAGGCTGATATTAATCAGCAAACCGCGCGCCAGTTATTGAGTACAGGGCAAATCCTGCCTTTAGAAAAAATCACGAAACTAGCCAAATCTATCAAGCCAGGTGAGGTTTTAGAAGCTGAGTTGGAGCGAAAAAAAGGTATCTATGTTTATGAGGTAGAACTGCTGGATGCACGTAGCCAAGTTTGGGAGATCAAACTGGATGCAAAAACTGGCAAACTGCTCAAAATGGAACGCGAGGATTAAGCCATGCGCCTGCTCTTGGTTGAAGACGATCCCATACTCGGCAAGCAGTTGCAAACCAGCCTGCAACGTGCGGGATATGCCACGGATTTAGCCACCGACGGTATAGAGGCAGAAATACAAGGAAAATTAGAGCCTTATGATTTAGCCATACTGGACTTAGGCCTCCCCAAACGCAACGGGCTGGAGATACTGGCGCACTGGCGCAGCGCACAAATCAACACCCCGGTCATTATCCTGACCGCAAGAGGCGGATGGCAGGATAAAGTTGCTGGATTTAACAGCGGCGCCGATGACTATGTTAGCAAACCGTTCCAAATTGAAGAGCTGCTGGCGCGAGTCGGGGCGGTACTCAAGCGCAGCATGCTCAACCGTGCCAGCGAACTGCAGTCAACCCAATTCAAGCTGAACGAACACACGCAAAGCATTATATTTGACGATGGCAACCAGCAGCAGCTTACCAATGTTGAATTCAGGTTGTTGCGCTACTTTATGCTGCACCCTGGGCACATCTTGTCCAAATCAGTATTAACAGAGCATGTCTATGAGTATGATGAAGATAAAGACAGCAACGTGATTGAAGTGTATATCAACCGCCTGCGCCAAAAAATTGGCAGCCAACATATACAAACTAGGCGCGGCCAAGGCTATGTGTTTGGAGTTGCTCCCTAATGCGCTCACTCAAAGACCGGCTATCGTGGAGCATTACGCTTAGCCTGATACTGCTACTGTCGTTGCAATGGCTAGTGGTCAGTTATGCGATTAACAAGCTCAGCGAAGACCAACTCATTAAACGCTTACAGCATGAGGGGGAAAGCCTGCTTGCAAGCACCCAACTCAACACATCCAAGCAACTGGAAATTGACGCGCAACGCTTAAGCGCCATTTACCAGCGCCCATTTTCCGGCAACTATTACGTGGTGATTGCAGGCCAGCAGCGCCTGATTTCCCGTTCATTGTGGGATACCGATATAGATATCAACCCTTTAGCGGCGGGCGCGCAGCAGTTACTTTATCGCCAAGGGCCAGAACAACAGTCCTTGCTGATTGTGGCGCATGGTTACCAAAAACAAGGGCTACCCATCACCATTGCCATCGCAGAAAACCTAGGCCCGTTACAAGCAAGTATCGCGCACTTTCAGCTGATTTATGCCGCAATCTCACTGTTTGGCCTTTTACTGTTGCTCGCCATACAACGGCTGATGATACAGCGCGCGCTACTGCCGTTAAAACAAATGCAAAGCGACATTGCCAAGCTGGAACGTGGTGAGGCCGATCAGCTTGCATCGAAGGGGCCAGAAGAGATTGCACCGCTCATTGCCGAGCTTAACCATCTACTGCATACCGTACAGCAAAAATCTAAACGCTCCAGAGAGTCTTTAGGCAACCTCGCGCACGCCCTGAAGACCAAGCTGACATTGCTGAACCAGACTGCAGAACGCGCAGAAATTGACAGCCTGCCTGAAATTCGTGCATCCATTTACGCAGCAACGGCATCACTAGACCAAATTATTGAACGCGAACTCAAGCGGGCACGTTTAATGGGTAATACCAAGCCGATACAGCAGGTAAACTTAAAAACCGAGCTTGCCCAGTTAGCACATACGATGCGCATGATTTATAAAGCTAAAACAGTGAATATCACCTGGGAAGTTGCCGAAGGCACGCGTTTTCATGGTGATGGTGAAGATTTATTGGAAATACTGGGCAACTTGCTGGATAACGCCTGTAAATGGTGTGCCCGCAATGTATCACTCACGGTCACAGGCAGCGAATCCGCCATTTTTGTGGTGGAAGACGACGGCCCCGGCTGCCCAGTACATGAATTAAACTCGCTCACGCAGCGTGGCTTTAAAGCAGATGAAACCGTTGCCGGCAGTGGCCTAGGACTGGCTATCGTTTACGATATTGCCAATAGCTACGGGGCCAACCTAAGTTTTAGCCGCTCAGCCGCACTAGGCGGCTTACGCGTTGAAATCAGGTTTAACCCACGTAGCACTTAAAACCAGCAGATCGCTTAAAACCAGTCGCGGCTCACGTCGCGCACCGCTCCGGTTTTCGCGTCCACTAAAACCTCCCACTCACGCCCGTCGGCATCAACGATCTCAAACTCGTAATCCCAGCCTTTACCAAACTTTCGGTTTTCCAGCTCCACATCAGCCACTGCACCAGGTTTTGCCGCCAGCGCCTTTGTTTTGGCTTGTTCCAAGGTGATTAAGCCTAACTCTTTAGACACAGCTTCAATTTCATGGATATCGTCATCCGCAAAAGCCAACGGTGATAATAAACTCAGTGCAACCAGAGAGGCTGCTGTAATGGATGCTGATGTATATGATGATCTTTTCATGATGTAAACTCCTTTAATAAATGGTGAACATCACTTTAGGTGCTTAAGCTTAAATCAAGCTTAAAACGCATCGTACATGCACTAAGCAGTTGTCCTTTACGAAAAATATAGGATCCAATCCATAAAGGCATTCTGCACACCTCAACGCTATAAGCACCTACTTACCCATATACTCAATAGGGTCACTTTACCTGTACAGACAATTTTGCTAGAGTGGGATCAAGTACTGAACCTAACGCTTTCAACGCAAATGACGGACGCGTAAACGCCTCCTCATTGACCTGAAAATTGGGCTGATAGTCAATTGTCATTCACAGTGACAAGAACTGAGAAAAGACTTGTTCACACCACTACATATCAAAGATGACCTAGGCATCGCCCAATCGCTCACTTGGCGTTACGTGCTGGCACTCTCTCTCGTAGCAACACTATCAACCGCAGCCTGGTATAGCCTTGAGCTTGTTATCTCAGAACAAAACGGCACAGCGGCGGTTGTCAACGTAAGCGGTCGGCAACGGATGTTAAGCCAGCGCACTGCGCTATTTGCAAATTTATTAGTCACCGCACCCAATCACGAACGCGCAGCGATTCGCCAAAAACTAACAGAGTCGGTCGAGTTGATGGCGGTCTCGCATCACGGCTTGCTGCATGGCAACCCAGAGCTGGGGCTACCCAGCACCATGTCGCCTGCCATTAAAAAAATGTATTACGAGGGTGAGCAACCACTCAATCAACAAGTCAGAACTTACATCAACACGGTGCGTGCATTAATAGCCACGGATAATGACAAGCTAGCCATCGACAACCCAGCCTTGCGTTACATCACCCTGACCGCGCCAACCACTTTGGTTTCATCACTAGATAAAGCCGTACACCAGTACCAATTAGAAGGTGAAGCATCCATCAAGCGTCTGGAAGAAGCAGAAACTGCCTTATGGATAGTCACCCTGCTCCTGCTGGCGCTAGAAGCGATGCTGATTTTCCATCCATTCATCAAGCATATCAAAGTGGTGGTAGGCAAACTCCGGCGCGCTACCGACGAAATCTTGCAAAACCAAGAAACACTGGAGGAAAGAATCAGACAACGTACCTCCGAGCTTGCCAACAGAAGCAAAGCGCTGGCAGAAAGCGAGCAAAAGTTATCGGTGCTGCTAAACAACACCAATATTCATATGTGGGCGTTTGATGGCAAGGTATTTACCTATACCAATAGGCAATGGTTTGACTTTACCGGCCAAAATCCAGAAGATAGCCTAACCATAGAAAAATGGGGTTCAGTCGTGCACCCGGAGGATTTAGCCGAAGCACAGAAAATCTGGCAAGTGGATTTTGAAAAGAAATCTGGCCACGACCATTACTTTAGATTGAAGCGGCATGATGGCGTGTATCGTGACTTCTATTGCCGCGTTACCCCGATTAAAGACGAGAATGGGGCACTGCTCTATCTGCAAGGACATAACCTAGACATCACCGACCGCAAACAGCTGGAAGATGAGGTGCGCCAACTGGCGTTTTACGATGCACTCACCACCCTACCCAATCGGCGCTTACTCAAAGACCGCCTGAACCAAACCATGTCTTTAAGCAAGCGCAGTGGCCGCTACTGTGCGCTCATGTTCCTAGATTTAGATAACTTCAAGCCGATCAATGACACCTACGGCCATGCCTTTGGCGATGCACTGTTGCTTGAAGTAGCGGAGCGCATCAAAAGCTGTGTGCGTCAAACTGACACCGTTGCGCGCTTTGGTGGTGATGAGTTTGTAGTTCTGCTCGGCACGCTAACCACAGACAAAGAGAAATCCGTACAGCAGGCCAACCGCATTGCGGAAAAAATACGCAATGCACTATTAGCACCTTATCTACTGTCATTAAATACACATGATGCAAAATCTACCATTGAACATTTATGTTCTGCCAGCATAGGTGTAGTCGTCTTCGTAAACCACAACTCAAATGAAGAAGAAGTTTTAAAACGCGCAGATGATGCCATGTATGCCGCTAAAG includes:
- a CDS encoding M16 family metallopeptidase — protein: MSLQFIKRIVTTGFLMASTGMMFTATSAQAAVNIQQWQTSAGSAVYFVENHDLPILDLSVNFAAGSARDTAEKSGVASITRYLMTLGAAGMTDEVIAKKFADVGAVLGGSFDADRAALSLRTLSSEREQAQALNVFTQIMQKPDFPDAVLAREKARIISGLQESATQPESISSKAFMSALYGTHPYSLDDSGEIDTVAAIKRDDLNAFYQQYYGAKGAVIAIIGDVTREQAQKIAESISVGLPASSAPAPIAPVMAPSQPKEQRIAHPASQSHILLGYTGIKRNDPDLFPLYVGNYILGGGGFVSRLTEEVREKRGLVYSVYSYFMPMTEAGPFQIGLQTKKDQAEAALALVRETLDKFLKNGVTEAELKAAKANIIGGFPMRIDSNKKILDYLSVIGFYKLPLNYLDGYNKRVENVTAAQIKDAFNRRLNTQNFVTVIVGDPNAQ
- a CDS encoding M16 family metallopeptidase → MPITVFANPLIKEFKLDNGLKLVVQEDHRAPVVVSQVWYRAGSLDEVNGKTGVAHVLEHMMFKGTKSVPAGQFSRLVAAAGGKENAFTSTDYTCYFQQLEKSHLPLSFKLEADRMENLQLTEEEFAKEIKVVMEERRWRTDDKPQSQVNEAFQGVAYRAHPYSRPVIGFMNDLENMTVADAREWYHNWYAPNNATLVVVGDVKADEVYQLAKQYFGKIKPKALPERKPQVEPAQIGERRVVVKAPAKLPYLLMGYHVPPVINPEADWEPYALEVLAGVLSGNPAARLNQSLVRDTQLAIDVDAGYDLLARGRQSLFSLDGTPSEGKTVRDLEQALIQQVEKIKQTGVSQQELDRVKAGVIAADVYQRDSMFYQAMQLGTIETIGFSWKILEDYPNKLRAVTAEQVQAVAKKYLLQDNLTIATLDPQPISPDAKPQGKPHVH
- the ftsY gene encoding signal recognition particle-docking protein FtsY; the encoded protein is MFDFFKKDKTPASPEASPAVASANSNPSSSPNPSLSWTARLKQGLAKTRNQLGNQLASIFGGGKIDAEVYEELETILLTSDVGINATQHLLDDIKGRVKRQSLDDTVQLKAALKDALSDLLSPLEQPLATSKHQPFIIMLAGVNGAGKTTTIGKLAKQFQSEGKSVLIAAGDTFRAAAREQLQVWGERNNVHVVAQTSGDPAAVMFDAINSARAKNIDIVLADTAGRLPTQMHLMDEIAKVKRVMDKALPGAPHEVLLVLDANTGQNAVSQVKIFDDALGVTGLVLSKLDGTAKGGVIAAIAQARPIPIRYIGIGEAIDDLRPFNANEFIDAMLDA
- the ftsE gene encoding cell division ATP-binding protein FtsE, with the protein product MIQFDKVTKRYPGSDEILKNISFNINAGEFVFLTGQSGAGKSTLLKLIAATERPTSGTVLIANQNVSQLKPSAIPFLRRRFGLIFQDHKLLYDRNCFENVILPLHINGITGQEAAKRVRAALDKVGLLHKEKAMPITLSGGEQQRLAIARAVVSRPSILLADEPTGNLDASYAADIMAIFYAFNQVGVTVIMSTHDALGMSATQNRVLHINQGTLSEPSLGTTNFNQESSAIERFTS
- the ftsX gene encoding permease-like cell division protein FtsX; its protein translation is MSNWLNQHIQTLKLVLSRMQANMLSTFMICLVIGVAMCLPSLFYLAVDNLSKLTDHIQKDTEISLFLKVDTGADAIKKLERQLAQNQEIDRFHLVTKEEAWQQLQLKSQSNQDVNDAVSQLGKNPLPDAFFIQAKSADPERLIQLKDSLQNLPNVELALLNTEWVKRLSSLLSLGKKLITMIAGLLAIVLLVIIGNTVRMQILTQKDEIEVSNLIGATSSFIRMPFLYAGALYGLFGGLLAVLMLMGIIHAFNVSMSQIAHLYSNDFSLSLFNFQLFLAVILAAIGIGWSGSYIAVSRAIASYKIN
- a CDS encoding PepSY domain-containing protein, whose amino-acid sequence is MMIKKLSILVLLIAVCTLLAGMIVFTNNSAKADINQQTARQLLSTGQILPLEKITKLAKSIKPGEVLEAELERKKGIYVYEVELLDARSQVWEIKLDAKTGKLLKMERED
- a CDS encoding response regulator transcription factor, giving the protein MRLLLVEDDPILGKQLQTSLQRAGYATDLATDGIEAEIQGKLEPYDLAILDLGLPKRNGLEILAHWRSAQINTPVIILTARGGWQDKVAGFNSGADDYVSKPFQIEELLARVGAVLKRSMLNRASELQSTQFKLNEHTQSIIFDDGNQQQLTNVEFRLLRYFMLHPGHILSKSVLTEHVYEYDEDKDSNVIEVYINRLRQKIGSQHIQTRRGQGYVFGVAP
- a CDS encoding sensor histidine kinase; the protein is MRSLKDRLSWSITLSLILLLSLQWLVVSYAINKLSEDQLIKRLQHEGESLLASTQLNTSKQLEIDAQRLSAIYQRPFSGNYYVVIAGQQRLISRSLWDTDIDINPLAAGAQQLLYRQGPEQQSLLIVAHGYQKQGLPITIAIAENLGPLQASIAHFQLIYAAISLFGLLLLLAIQRLMIQRALLPLKQMQSDIAKLERGEADQLASKGPEEIAPLIAELNHLLHTVQQKSKRSRESLGNLAHALKTKLTLLNQTAERAEIDSLPEIRASIYAATASLDQIIERELKRARLMGNTKPIQQVNLKTELAQLAHTMRMIYKAKTVNITWEVAEGTRFHGDGEDLLEILGNLLDNACKWCARNVSLTVTGSESAIFVVEDDGPGCPVHELNSLTQRGFKADETVAGSGLGLAIVYDIANSYGANLSFSRSAALGGLRVEIRFNPRST
- a CDS encoding PepSY domain-containing protein; this translates as MKRSSYTSASITAASLVALSLLSPLAFADDDIHEIEAVSKELGLITLEQAKTKALAAKPGAVADVELENRKFGKGWDYEFEIVDADGREWEVLVDAKTGAVRDVSRDWF
- a CDS encoding diguanylate cyclase domain-containing protein, with amino-acid sequence MFTPLHIKDDLGIAQSLTWRYVLALSLVATLSTAAWYSLELVISEQNGTAAVVNVSGRQRMLSQRTALFANLLVTAPNHERAAIRQKLTESVELMAVSHHGLLHGNPELGLPSTMSPAIKKMYYEGEQPLNQQVRTYINTVRALIATDNDKLAIDNPALRYITLTAPTTLVSSLDKAVHQYQLEGEASIKRLEEAETALWIVTLLLLALEAMLIFHPFIKHIKVVVGKLRRATDEILQNQETLEERIRQRTSELANRSKALAESEQKLSVLLNNTNIHMWAFDGKVFTYTNRQWFDFTGQNPEDSLTIEKWGSVVHPEDLAEAQKIWQVDFEKKSGHDHYFRLKRHDGVYRDFYCRVTPIKDENGALLYLQGHNLDITDRKQLEDEVRQLAFYDALTTLPNRRLLKDRLNQTMSLSKRSGRYCALMFLDLDNFKPINDTYGHAFGDALLLEVAERIKSCVRQTDTVARFGGDEFVVLLGTLTTDKEKSVQQANRIAEKIRNALLAPYLLSLNTHDAKSTIEHLCSASIGVVVFVNHNSNEEEVLKRADDAMYAAKAAGRNQIRLDSDSI